The Polaribacter sp. KT25b genome contains the following window.
GCTCTTTTTAGTTTAGAAAGATCTATGTTAACTAGTTTTATCGATTCTTTAACGCTGCTTTCTAAATTATAAGATCCTTCACCTTCTATCGTTAAGTCTAATGAACTAAAAGACAATTGTTTTATATCCATTGAACGACTTTCTTTGTAGACGTAGAAATTTAAATAATTCTTTTTAGTACTCTCAATAAATTCAACGGTTTCCTCCCAAGTAGCATCATTAGAAGCGTCTTGTGCGTTACAAAAAAATGTGGTAGTTAAGCATAAGCTTAATAAAATGGTTTTAATAGTTGTTTTCATGTTTGTTTGTTTGTTTGTTTGTTTGTTTGTTTGTTTTTATAATTATTTATTATTTTTAGGTTTAGCTAAGTTGTAAGTAATCCCAATAAAATGGCCTATTTCAAATTTTTGGTTGGTAGGTATTTCGTTTGTTCCTAATTCAATTGGAGTGTCTAAAGATAAGGTGTTGCTTAAACGGCTTACACGCCCCATAGCAATACCTGCATTAATAATAATGCGTTCGTCTTTACCAATGGCAATACCTGGCCCTGCTAATATTTGAAATTTTTGATTTGCCGTTAACAAAATACCAAAGCTTAGCATTGGAGCTATGTTTCCATATCTTCTGTATTTTAGATTTATCATAGTACCAAATCCAAAATCATAAGCACCATTATCGTTTTCCATAATTGTTTTTTTACCTGGGTCAGTAGTACTGTCTATGGTAGAAAACTCAGCATCGAACAATGAAGTTATAAACATACCTGCACTTACGTCTATTTTTACGCCACCTGTAACCCAGAAGCGATAGTTGAAAACTTCAGGTTCAGAGTTGCTTTCTAGAGTATAGCGTTCTAAAGTTATATTTACATAATCTATATTTTTACCGTGTACATCTATAGGTAATGTGTAGCTTGTAAAATTGGCAGCAAACATTTTGTTAATAGCTGTAACTAGATCATCATTATATTTTTTTATGCTTTGCTGATAGGTAGTTATAAAGGTTTTTAAATCATCATCTTTTGTAAAAAACTCAAAAGAGATTTTTAATAACTGTTGTTGTGTAAGGTTTTTGTTGTATTTTTCTTTAAAGCTTGTCCTTTGCTCTATAAATTCATCTTGGTTTATGGTGGGTAAGTCTTTTAAACTTTGTAAATAATTGTCTACAGTACTTAGCAGTATTTTTTGGCTATTTTCTACCAGTTCAATGGCTATTTTTAGAGAATCTTTTGTTGTTAAAGCATCACTGGATGCAAATGAAAGTACTGTTTTAGCATTTGTTAATTCCTCTGCATTGTAAGAACTAATTATTGTTTTTATGTTTTTTTGTATTTCAACAAGTTTAACCACTTTGTTTTTATCATCATTTTGTTCACCAGTAGTTTCTTGTTTTTTTAGAAGCTCTTCAATATTAACAAAAGATTCATCTTTAAAAATATTTACAAACTCATGTTTTATAACATACCTATACTTAAAAGGGTTTGCATTGGTTAATTTAAAAACCAATTGTTTTTTAGTTTTAATTTTTAAACCCTTAGTATTTATAATTGCGGGCTTGCTTAAATCTAACTCATAGGTTGTTGTTCCTTGGGTATCTTTTACTTGCGCATGCAAGCCAAAAACCATTAATAACAGAGCGGTAGTAAGAATTGTTTTTTTAATCATAGTTGTTTTTTTAGTTAAAAGTTAATTGAGTTGCATGTCTTTAATTTCTTTATTTACCCCCTAACTCCACTAACAGTAGAATTTCTAGTTTTTTTAATAGTATCTTTTTTGGTGTTTTCTCGTATAAATTGCTCTACATCTTGTAATAAATCTGTTTTATCATCTAAAAAAGGTTGTGTTTCTAATAGAATTTTATGACTTATATAGCGGTCTTTAGTATATGCCGTTGCTATTCTTTTTTGCAAAAGCTCCATGGCTTTTTCTTTGCTTGAAGCTTTAAATGCTTTAATGTATTTAAACGTTTTAGATGGACAATTATCACTTTTAATGATGTATTCATACACAACTACATAATCAGATTTACTTACGTATAAATCCACTGTTTTTATGTTACTATCTTTACTAGGGTTTAACCTTTTTCTGTAAACCTCTATTATTTTATTGCGTTTTTCCGTATTTATTTTTGCGTAAATTACAAACGTTTTAAAACCTGTATCTACAGAACACCAATTGGCTAATTTGCTGTTGTTTATTAAAACGTAATAATGTGCGCTTTGTGCATAAAACTGATATTGACAAAAGCAAAGGAAAATAAAACAACAAAAGGTTTTGTTCAGCTTTAATTTTTTAAGTTTAATTGTGGTCATAATTTTTGTTTACATTTTATTGTATAGCCTTATTTTTTAGGACCTAAAAAGAAACAACCCGAAAACCATAGGGGCTGAACCTGTTATCTGGCCTTCGGTTGCTACGGTAGGCAACACGACAGTAGGAAGCCTCGTAGTTCCAACTACCACCACGAATCACCTTACCATTTGCCCGAGCTGTATTTTTTGGGTTTTTACTTGGGCTTGTGCTATAATAATCACTTTTATACCAATCTAAACACCATTCCCAGACATTCCCGCTCATATCATACAGCCCTAATTCATTGGCTTTTTTTTGCGCTACTGCATGTGCCTTATCTCCCGAGTTATCTTCATACCACCCTGCAGTTGCCATGCTACGGCCTGCAGCATATTTATAGCCCTTACTTTGGTTGCCACCCCTAGCTGCAAACTCCCATTGGGCTTCGGTGGGTAGGGTTATGTTTTTGTCTAATTTTTCACTTAACCAATCGCAGTAATTTATAGCATCATTCCAAGATACGTTTACTATTGGGTCGTTACTATTCCAACCCCAATTTGGTTCTTCGGGCATATTTACACCTGTGGCGTTGCAATAATTACGGTATTGCGCTACGGTTACTTCGGTTTTGCCTATGTAGTAATCGGTTAATGTTACCTGGTGGGTGGGTTGTTCATCGTCTCCTCCTAAACCGTGTTCATCGCCCATGGTAAAAGTGCCTCCTGTTACTTTTATAAATTCTGGTGTTTGGGCTTGCGCTGTGGCTATTATTAAAAATAGGGTTGCTATTAGTGTTATTGTTGTTTTCATGTGTTTATTTATTAAATTCATCTTTTATTATTTGATCTTTGTTTTTGCGTTGCTTTTTAATTCGTTTCGATTTTAATTTTGCGGAGTAAGCATTTTTATCAGATTTAAAATGCAAACCTCCTTCTGCTAAAAAAGAACCTTGCTTAATCATCAATCCATTATACGGGCAATCTTTATAGCCGCAATTATGTTTAGAATAAGCTCCAAAATTTCTATGTTTAATTTTCTTTTCTGATAATATTTTTTGTTGGTTGGCTATAATGTCATTCCATATTTGTTTTTCATCAGCAACCGTTAACTCAAGACCTAGAGTTGTTAGATCAAAATAAGTTTGAGGATCTTTTAATTGATAAAAGTTAAATGTTTTACCAAAAATAGAATTTGCATAATCTCTTATTTCAATTTTATCATCTAATTTAAGATTTTCATTTTCACAGATTGAACGATACATGCCTAAAGTGTTAAAGTCTGAATATTTTTTATAATGGTCTATAAATTGAAAATATTCGCTTTTATTGAGTTGATTAAATTTCTTTCCTATTTTCATTTTTTATTTTTTATTTTAAAATTTATCGCCTGAAGCATTGCGCACTTCTTCTCTTTTTTTTGTGGCTAGGTATGCTAGATGCTTAAATGCTTTTTATATACCAGTAATTATTTTGGTTAATGATTAATTATATCTTGAAAATAAAAATTATTAATTTTCATTTTCACATTTATTAAATTTTTGAAATACCACATCTATTGGGATTAAAATTCCTTTTATTTGGGTTAGAGAATTAATAACGTACTTACGTTCTTCAATAATAATTTCAGAGTCATCTTTATTACAACTATTGAATAAAGTGGCGATTGTTGAAATAAAGAAAAGATTTTTCATGATTTAATTTTAAGTTTGAAAAATATGGATATTTCAATTTTCATACAATACCTATTAGTAGGTAGTTTTTGTTATACAATTCATTTTTTTGTATTAATTTCTTGGATCCCTAAAAATCCCCATCTTTTTAGACTGAATTACATTCATACTACAAAACCCAAAACGATCTGTTATTTTGCCATAACAGGCATAAACACCCATTCCATTTATAGGATATAAATGCACCACATTTGTAAAATGCACCGCATCAAAATAATTTCCATTAATATCAATAAAAGTACTTAATCTCATGAGTTTATTTTGTGAGGTCGTATTATATCTCGTAGTAACCAACAAACCATAAATTAAAACATTCTGATTCTCAAAATCAATCATTTCTTTTGCTTTGATGCTTGGCAAAAAAGGTTCTGCAACTAATTTAAAATAATTATGAATGGTAAAACCTAACAATTCCATTTCATCATACACATTTTCTATCCAATGCGATTCTAATTTTGGAAGCTCGTATTTTGTATGCTGAATTTTAAAAAGTTGAGACTGTTTTGTTTTCTGTTTTGTGGCATTCAATTTAAAAATAGCTTGCCATAATAATTGAGTTTTTGATTTTCCTGTAAATCGAAACGCATCAATTCTGATTAAAATAGTTAGTTGTTCTATACTAATCATAACACGATCTATAAAATTCTCTAAAGAAGTATAATCTCCATGTAATTGTCTTTCCGTTAACAAACGTTGAATTGTTAAATGCTCTAAATTTTTTAAATAACCAAAGCCTAAATATATAGAAGTATCCATAACAATATTTGGATGGTTACTTTTATTGATACAAGGCAATTGGATAATAGCACCTTTCATTCTTGCCTCGTGAATATAATGTGCAGCCGAATAAAATCCACCTCCATTATTTAAAACTGCTACCATAAATTCAATAGGATAATAGCATTTTAAAAATAAACTTTGATAACTCTCAACCGCATACGAAGCAGAATGTCCTTTGGCAAAAGCATAGCCTGCAAAACTTTTAATTTGATTCCAAACTTCAAAAATTAAAGCATCCTGATGTCCTTTTTTTCTACAATTAGAAACAAACTTATCTTCAACTGCTTTAAATTCTGATAAGGATCTGTATTTTCCACTCATTCCACGTCTTAAAACATCGGCTTCACCTAAAGTTAAATCAGCAAATTTACTTGCTACTTTCATCACATCTTCTTGATACACCATCACACCATACGTTTCTGGCATAATTTCTAATAAAATAGGATTGGCTTCTTTTCTTTTTTCAGGAAAACGATGTCTTTTAATAAATTCATCTTTCATCCCAGAACCCGAAACACCTGGTCTAATAATTGAACTTGCAGCCACCAATCCTAAATAATCTTGCGTTTGTAATTTTTGCATCAAGCCACGCATTGCAGGAGATTCTACATAATAGGCACCAATAGCACCACCAGATTTTAATAAGTGATTGATCTTTTCATCCTTTTTAAAACTTTCTACATCAGTAATATCAATTGGCGGATCATTGGGTCTATTTTTTTTGATAATTTCTAAAGCTTCCTTAATTTTTGCCAAACCACGTTGACCTAAAATATCAAACTTAAAAACCCCCACATCATCTGCAATATTCATATCAAACTGAACCGTAGGATATCCTTTTGGCGGAAGATGTGTTGCCGAATAATAATGAATCGGTTTTTCTAAAATTAAAATTCCTGCGGAATGTACACTGATGTAATTGGGAAATCCTTCAATTAACTTTCCATATTTTAAAACTAATTTAGCAATACTATCTATTTCTTGCTGTTGATAAACTGTTGCTTTTTTGTTGCTTTCTTGTTGATGTGTTTTTGCAGACTTGTTGATTTTTGGTTGCAAACCTGTTGCTGTGTTGTTGCTATCTTGTTGCAACGCCTTATTTTGGGGCGTTTCAGCACCATTAAGAACTATTTTTTGTTGTTTAGACTTCTTACTTAATTTATCAATTTCTTCTTTAGGCAATCCAAACACTTTTCCTAATTCACGAATTACAGCTTTGTATTTAAATGTATTATACGTTGCTAAAAGTGCCGTGTTTTTAAAACGTGTAAAAATATAGTTGGTCACATCATCTCGATCTTTCCAAGAAAAATCAATATCAAAATCAGGAGGAGATGCTCTAAAAGGATTTATAAATCGCTCGAAATACAAATCTAATTCCACAGGATCTACATCAGTAATACCAATAATATACGCAACAATACTATTTGCGCCACTTCCTCTACCAACATGAAAATATCCTTTACTTTTTGCATAACTCACAATATCATAATTGATTAAAAAAAAGGACACAAATTTTAATTCAATAATCACCTTCAATTCTTTTTGAAGTCGGTCTTGCACTTGTTGTGTTGGGTTTTGATATCGCTTTTCAAGTTTTGTATTACAAAGTTCTATTAACTGTTTACAATCTTCTTCAAAGCTATTGTAATACAAATTTAAATTCTGATTTTCTCTTGATTTATCAAATCCAAAATGTAGTATACATTGTTGCAAAAGTGTTTTTGTGTTTTCAAGAACAAAAGGAAATTCTATAAAGTATTGTTGCAAAACTGTTGCAGCATACATCTTATCTGTTATTAAACACTGTTCTGATGTTGATAATTTACTTAATAAGGTATTATTATCAATGGCACGTAAAAGTCGATGTGCATTAAAATCACTTTTGTTGCGAATCGTAACTTGTTGTTGTATAACCAATTTGTCTTCATACTTTTTTAAATAGGAAAAACGAAGTTTATTTATCTCAGCAATAGAAATTCCAACAAATTCATTTTCTTTAAAAGAAGTTAAGTTTAATTCCAGTGCTTTTTCAAAAGGATACATAATAAAAACATCTTCTAAAAATTCGGGTTGATCAGGAATTGCTGTTTTTGATTCTAAAAAAGTAGACAAATATCGATTAATGTTTTCAAAACCTAAATTGCTTTTTGCAATCGCAACAAATTGTTGTGAATTGCCATTTCTAAAATCGACACCCACAACAGGTTTGATATTGAACTTTTTTGCTTGCTGAATAAAATTTAAACAAGCAGAAGTATTGTTGATATCTGTAAGCGCAATCGTATCAATATTATTTTCTACGGCAAGTTTTAATAATTCAACTTCAGAAAACGTTCCATAACGCAAAGAATAATAAGAATGACAGTTTAGATACATACACTATTGTTTTCTATGTGCTAAAAGTGCTGGCGGTTCTCCATTAAAAGGATTGTCAAAACGACCAATGGTTTTTGCGCCCATGGAAGCAGCTCTGGTGATACTTGATTCCCCATATTTATTTCTGATGGTATCCATAGCAGTATATAAATTGAGCATTTGTTCAGAATCATCAAACAAATTAATTTGATAATTCCCACTCACAATATCTGTAATTTTCACACCTACCAATCGAATTAACAATCGTCTTTGATACAGTTTTTTAAACAATTCTAAAACAGTCGGAATAATAATATGATCAGCACTTGTATACGGAATTTTCACTTGTTTCGAATACGTATTAAAATCAGAATATCTAATTTTTACAGCAATCACAGATGCTATTTTGTTTCCTTTTCGAAGCTGATAGGCTAAGTTTTCTGCCATTGCAAAAATAGTTTCAGTCAGTTTTCTAACATCAATCGTATCTTTATTAAAAGTACGTTCTGTAGAGATTGATTTTCTTTCATGAAACGGAATTAAAGGCGGATTGTCAATTCCGTTAGCACGTTTCCAAATCGTTCTTCCATTTACACCCAAAACACTCATCAACATTTCAACGGGCATTTCTTGAATCACTTTTACTTTTTCTACCCCTAAATTTCTTAAAATCTGATATGTTTTTTCTCCAACAGAAGGAATTTTACGAATTGATAAAGGCGCCATAAACTCTTTTTCAAATCCTTCATTTATCAATAATTGATTGTTGGGTTTTGCTTCTCCTGTTGCCACTTTAGAAACAATTTTATTACAAGACATTCCAAAGGAAATAGGCAATCCACTTTCTTTGATAATGCGTTGTCTTAATTCGGATGCATATTTATAACTTCCAAAAAAAGTATCCATTCCTGTTAAATCAGCATAAAATTCATCAATACTTGCTTTTTCAAAAAGAGGTACTTTTTCTTTAACGATTTCAGTAACAATGTGAGAATATTTAGAATAAATACTGGTATTTCCTCGGATGACAATCGCTTCTGGACACAAACGTTTGGCAACTTTCATAGACATACCAGAATGCACGCCAAAAGCTCTCGTTTCATAGCTACAAGCAGCCACAACACCACGATCACCTGTTCCGCCAACAAGCAATGGTCTTTTCTGTAAACGACTATCAATGAGTCGTTCACAGGATACAAAAAAGGTATCTAAATCGAGATGTAAAATATTTTTCTTCACACTACAAAATTAGCTACAAAAACAAACTATTAATGCTTATATTTGTAGTATTATGAAAATTATATCCAAAAATATCCGACATTTAAGAGGTTTAAAACAGCTTTCTCAAGAGCGTTTGGCAGACGATTTAAAAGTAACTCGATCAAGAATAGGTTCTTATGAAGAGAATCGTTCTTCGCCAACATTAGAGTTTTTAATTGATTTCTCAAATTATTTTAAAATCCCAATTGATATTCTATTAAAAAATGATTTGACAAAAACCAAAGACATTTCTTTTATAGAAATAGGCAGTAAAAGAGTGTTATTTCCGATTACGGTAGATGCTGAAAATGAAAACTTAATTGAAGTGGTTTCTGCTAAAACTTCTGCTGGATATTTATTAGGCTATGATGATCCTGAATACATTGAACAATTAGAAAAAATTAAATTGCCTTTTTTACCCACAGGAAAACATAGAGCTTTTCCGATAAAAGGAGATTCTATGTTGCCGATGAAAGATGGTTCTTATGTAGTTGCAGAATTTGTAGAAGATATTCGTGATGTTAAAAGCGGAACGTCCTACATTATTGTCACTAAAAATGATGGAATGACCTATAAACGAGTGTACAATCAATTAGAAGAAAAAGGATCGTTATTGCTAAAACCCGATAATAGAGAATATCTGTCTTATCAAGTTCCGATGGAAGAAGTTTTAGAACTTTGGAAATTTACGTGTAGTATTAACACGCAAGAATATGAAGAACATGAGTTGAAATTGAGTAGTATTATTCAGATGTTTAATGGACTTGGTGTTGAGTTAAAACAATTAGAAAAATCTTTAAAAATGAGTTAAAATAAGGTATTTAATTCTGGGTAGTAAAAAGGTTTTAGAATATCTATTGTATTACTATTTTTTCTACTATTGGTAACATCTTTGGAAACCGTATAAGCTTCAAACTCCTTCGTCATAAAACCTTTTTCTATAATTTCGTTAATGCTGTTTTTTGAAAGGGATGGGTTTATCCATTCTTTTTGAAATGATGTGTCTAAAATTAAAGGCATTCTTTCTTTAGAATTATGAATTTCAGCCATAAATGGATTTGCTTTTTTAGTGATAATCGAACATGAAAAAACTCCATTTTGATGATCATTATAAATACCTGCAAATGCAAATGGGTCATGGTTTTTCAATCGAATATAATGTGGATATTTATTTTTACCAACATGCTTACTTTCAAAAAAACCATCCGCTAAAATCAAACATCTTCTGTTAACTATTGGTTCTTTCCAAAGATTGCTCGTAAATAAGGATTCGCTTTTGGCATTTAAGGTGTTAAAGCGTTTTTTAAAATCAACAGGATTTTCTAAATTTTCAGGAAGCAATCCCCATTTTGCAGGTTCAATTACAGCAGATTCATTTTCTTGAGGTATGATATAAACAAAACGATTATCAAATCCATTTAAATGATAATTTGGCTCATACACTACATCCTTATTGAATTTTACATCAAAAAAATCTTCTAACTTTCTAGCTGGTTTTGTATTGGAAATATGATAACACATTTTTTTATTAGTAATTACTGATAAATCAAATTTAAGAAAATAAACTACCTAGCTCAAGGGGACGAGGTATCAAATTAATTTAAGTTAGGCTGAATTAACCTTTTTTATATTTATCTTTTCTCGCTTAATTTCTAACATATTTTAAAATAATTTGTCATTAGCATATTCTTAAATTGCGTTAATATAATAACCAAAAGTCCAAAATTTACTTTCCTATAAAATCGTTTCACTTTTGGATATAACCTAAATATTTTACTTGCTGTTAAACTTTTTATCTTATTCTGTTATATAATGGACATTATTTATATAAAAAGATAAATGTGATCTTTCATAAAGAATAAATCTAAAAGAGATAAGAAATATCTAAAAAAAAACTTCAAGCTATCAAGACGAAACTTCTTAGGTTAATGTTTTTCACCTGTATTATATTGGGTAAACCAAAAGAGATCATAACAAACTATAATTATAACTTTTGTGAATATACTCTCAAATGTAACAAAAATAAATATCTTAATACTAGAGTCAGCCAAGCATCGATGAATTCCTAAAATTAAAATATTTAAAGATCAATTTAGAGGTATTAGAAATGTTGAGCCCTACTTAATTTAGACGTTTTTTTTTGATTAATTCTAAACCATAACAATATTTAGATTATATAATATAAAGTGATTGAATCTCTCTGATCAAATAAACAAAAATCACAATTAACTCATAATCAACATTTTGATTTATTTTTGTTTTGTAATTTGAATATGATTTTATAAAAAATAATTTTGAAGTTTCATTTCTTGCATTTTATTTAATATCAAAAATATTAGTTGATAATGATTTTTTTTGTGTAAATTTTATTATTTAATTC
Protein-coding sequences here:
- a CDS encoding SUMF1/EgtB/PvdO family nonheme iron enzyme; the encoded protein is MKTTITLIATLFLIIATAQAQTPEFIKVTGGTFTMGDEHGLGGDDEQPTHQVTLTDYYIGKTEVTVAQYRNYCNATGVNMPEEPNWGWNSNDPIVNVSWNDAINYCDWLSEKLDKNITLPTEAQWEFAARGGNQSKGYKYAAGRSMATAGWYEDNSGDKAHAVAQKKANELGLYDMSGNVWEWCLDWYKSDYYSTSPSKNPKNTARANGKVIRGGSWNYEASYCRVAYRSNRRPDNRFSPYGFRVVSF
- a CDS encoding DNA polymerase III subunit alpha — its product is MYLNCHSYYSLRYGTFSEVELLKLAVENNIDTIALTDINNTSACLNFIQQAKKFNIKPVVGVDFRNGNSQQFVAIAKSNLGFENINRYLSTFLESKTAIPDQPEFLEDVFIMYPFEKALELNLTSFKENEFVGISIAEINKLRFSYLKKYEDKLVIQQQVTIRNKSDFNAHRLLRAIDNNTLLSKLSTSEQCLITDKMYAATVLQQYFIEFPFVLENTKTLLQQCILHFGFDKSRENQNLNLYYNSFEEDCKQLIELCNTKLEKRYQNPTQQVQDRLQKELKVIIELKFVSFFLINYDIVSYAKSKGYFHVGRGSGANSIVAYIIGITDVDPVELDLYFERFINPFRASPPDFDIDFSWKDRDDVTNYIFTRFKNTALLATYNTFKYKAVIRELGKVFGLPKEEIDKLSKKSKQQKIVLNGAETPQNKALQQDSNNTATGLQPKINKSAKTHQQESNKKATVYQQQEIDSIAKLVLKYGKLIEGFPNYISVHSAGILILEKPIHYYSATHLPPKGYPTVQFDMNIADDVGVFKFDILGQRGLAKIKEALEIIKKNRPNDPPIDITDVESFKKDEKINHLLKSGGAIGAYYVESPAMRGLMQKLQTQDYLGLVAASSIIRPGVSGSGMKDEFIKRHRFPEKRKEANPILLEIMPETYGVMVYQEDVMKVASKFADLTLGEADVLRRGMSGKYRSLSEFKAVEDKFVSNCRKKGHQDALIFEVWNQIKSFAGYAFAKGHSASYAVESYQSLFLKCYYPIEFMVAVLNNGGGFYSAAHYIHEARMKGAIIQLPCINKSNHPNIVMDTSIYLGFGYLKNLEHLTIQRLLTERQLHGDYTSLENFIDRVMISIEQLTILIRIDAFRFTGKSKTQLLWQAIFKLNATKQKTKQSQLFKIQHTKYELPKLESHWIENVYDEMELLGFTIHNYFKLVAEPFLPSIKAKEMIDFENQNVLIYGLLVTTRYNTTSQNKLMRLSTFIDINGNYFDAVHFTNVVHLYPINGMGVYACYGKITDRFGFCSMNVIQSKKMGIFRDPRN
- the dinB gene encoding DNA polymerase IV, with protein sequence MKKNILHLDLDTFFVSCERLIDSRLQKRPLLVGGTGDRGVVAACSYETRAFGVHSGMSMKVAKRLCPEAIVIRGNTSIYSKYSHIVTEIVKEKVPLFEKASIDEFYADLTGMDTFFGSYKYASELRQRIIKESGLPISFGMSCNKIVSKVATGEAKPNNQLLINEGFEKEFMAPLSIRKIPSVGEKTYQILRNLGVEKVKVIQEMPVEMLMSVLGVNGRTIWKRANGIDNPPLIPFHERKSISTERTFNKDTIDVRKLTETIFAMAENLAYQLRKGNKIASVIAVKIRYSDFNTYSKQVKIPYTSADHIIIPTVLELFKKLYQRRLLIRLVGVKITDIVSGNYQINLFDDSEQMLNLYTAMDTIRNKYGESSITRAASMGAKTIGRFDNPFNGEPPALLAHRKQ
- a CDS encoding LexA family transcriptional regulator, whose translation is MKIISKNIRHLRGLKQLSQERLADDLKVTRSRIGSYEENRSSPTLEFLIDFSNYFKIPIDILLKNDLTKTKDISFIEIGSKRVLFPITVDAENENLIEVVSAKTSAGYLLGYDDPEYIEQLEKIKLPFLPTGKHRAFPIKGDSMLPMKDGSYVVAEFVEDIRDVKSGTSYIIVTKNDGMTYKRVYNQLEEKGSLLLKPDNREYLSYQVPMEEVLELWKFTCSINTQEYEEHELKLSSIIQMFNGLGVELKQLEKSLKMS
- a CDS encoding SOS response-associated peptidase — encoded protein: MCYHISNTKPARKLEDFFDVKFNKDVVYEPNYHLNGFDNRFVYIIPQENESAVIEPAKWGLLPENLENPVDFKKRFNTLNAKSESLFTSNLWKEPIVNRRCLILADGFFESKHVGKNKYPHYIRLKNHDPFAFAGIYNDHQNGVFSCSIITKKANPFMAEIHNSKERMPLILDTSFQKEWINPSLSKNSINEIIEKGFMTKEFEAYTVSKDVTNSRKNSNTIDILKPFYYPELNTLF